The following are from one region of the Arcobacter defluvii genome:
- a CDS encoding FadR/GntR family transcriptional regulator: MQITKPVKQSLPKQITLEIEKAIKNGIFKVGEKIPSEPDLVKEFSVSRNTIREAIQSLIQAGVLESRQGDGTYVLTNDRFEANIFTRLSNSKIQEVHEVRVSLEKEIVKLAAQRRTKDDLIEIKKALDEINATNGSFEENSEVDLKFHLAIAKASHNSIFYDLYKSISEYICFSVAKRLELTLIEEKLISQLHIELYEAIYSQNIEKAQETIDKILEI, encoded by the coding sequence AGTTAAACAATCTTTACCAAAACAAATAACACTTGAAATAGAAAAAGCTATTAAAAATGGTATTTTTAAAGTAGGTGAAAAAATTCCTTCTGAACCTGATTTAGTAAAAGAGTTTTCTGTTAGTAGAAATACAATTCGTGAAGCTATTCAATCTTTGATTCAAGCAGGAGTTTTAGAATCAAGACAAGGTGATGGAACTTATGTCCTAACAAATGATAGATTTGAAGCAAATATTTTTACTCGTTTGAGTAACTCTAAAATTCAAGAAGTTCATGAAGTTCGTGTTTCTTTAGAAAAAGAAATAGTAAAACTAGCTGCACAAAGAAGAACAAAAGATGATTTAATCGAAATAAAAAAAGCATTAGATGAAATAAATGCAACAAATGGTTCTTTTGAAGAAAATAGTGAAGTAGATTTAAAATTTCACTTAGCAATTGCAAAAGCTTCTCATAATTCAATTTTTTATGATTTATATAAATCTATTTCTGAATATATTTGTTTTTCTGTAGCTAAAAGATTGGAATTAACACTTATTGAAGAAAAACTGATTTCTCAATTACATATAGAACTTTATGAAGCGATTTATTCTCAAAATATTGAAAAAGCACAAGAAACTATAGACAAAATTTTAGAAATTTAA
- a CDS encoding CynX/NimT family MFS transporter → MKLNSHLFLVFLGIVFVSFNLRAPITSVGPVIDLIQLKYDLNSSMAGFITTLPLLAFAIISPFVAKLNHKFGHGLTMFFGLLLIILGELIRSYTDIYGLFIGTAFIGIGIAIGNVLIPSVIKHKFKKNVGNVLSIYITSMCIFAALGSGLSIPMTEIWGWNTSLAIWTILTVFTLLIWLPQLKKSGEYNNSDDLKIEEKMKSKSIWKSPLAWWVTLYMGTQSLLFYTLIAWIPSILLYKDFDAHFAGMMLLLFQLISLPATLLVPAIADKIRHQKLIATIITLIYLVGMVIFLFAISKSSVIISMIFLGLGMGGTISLAIGFISLRTPHAKKAAELSGMSQSAGYLLAAVGPILIGFIYDLSKSWTIPILMLILLIILLIFFGLKAGRDEVTHH, encoded by the coding sequence ATGAAATTAAATTCTCATTTATTTCTAGTTTTTCTAGGAATTGTTTTTGTCTCTTTTAATCTACGAGCTCCAATAACTTCTGTTGGTCCAGTTATAGATTTGATACAATTAAAATATGATTTAAATAGCAGTATGGCTGGATTTATAACAACTCTTCCTTTATTGGCTTTTGCAATAATTTCTCCTTTTGTTGCAAAATTAAATCATAAGTTTGGACATGGTCTAACTATGTTTTTTGGACTTTTATTGATTATTTTAGGAGAATTAATTCGTTCTTATACAGATATTTATGGATTATTTATTGGAACAGCTTTTATTGGAATTGGTATTGCTATTGGAAATGTATTAATCCCAAGTGTAATAAAACATAAATTCAAAAAGAATGTAGGAAATGTTTTAAGTATTTATATTACTTCAATGTGTATTTTTGCAGCTTTAGGTTCAGGATTAAGTATCCCAATGACAGAAATCTGGGGTTGGAATACTTCTTTAGCAATTTGGACAATTTTAACTGTATTTACTTTATTGATATGGTTGCCACAACTTAAAAAAAGTGGAGAATATAATAATAGTGATGATTTAAAAATAGAAGAAAAAATGAAAAGTAAATCTATTTGGAAATCGCCACTTGCTTGGTGGGTTACTTTATATATGGGAACACAATCATTGTTATTTTATACTTTAATTGCTTGGATTCCTTCAATTCTTTTATATAAAGATTTTGATGCTCATTTTGCAGGAATGATGCTTTTATTATTTCAATTGATAAGTTTGCCAGCTACTCTTTTAGTTCCTGCAATTGCAGATAAAATTAGACATCAAAAGTTAATTGCAACAATTATTACATTGATATATCTTGTTGGAATGGTGATATTTTTATTTGCAATATCTAAATCAAGTGTAATTATTTCAATGATATTTTTAGGACTTGGAATGGGAGGAACTATTAGTTTAGCTATTGGATTCATTTCATTACGAACTCCCCATGCAAAAAAAGCAGCAGAACTTTCAGGAATGTCACAATCAGCAGGTTATTTACTTGCAGCAGTTGGACCTATTTTGATAGGTTTTATTTATGATTTATCAAAATCATGGACGATACCAATTCTTATGTTGATTTTATTGATAATATTATTAATTTTCTTTGGTTTAAAAGCAGGAAGAGATGAAGTTACTCACCATTGA
- a CDS encoding translocation/assembly module TamB domain-containing protein — MKILKFLFISIIALFLVAFLYLINSSFVVQKIFDYISKEVPLKYTSLKGTLYSGISIKDLNYENNLVIKDFYIKPELLSLLVQEIYIKELKIDGITLDNKLFETTQNQEEKTTFDLPFKLIIKKLEASIYNYSYEDYKIEELFLKSKNITSDLNSYLSGDFEISAKSNIANLTAFINLNKNNYTLKSNIEFIKEFLDKNIIENLTTNNFNLEANGNLEKINFQINSEKLTLKANKPIDLKNINTTGTYDFSTFNLDITNLNAILNYDFINSNIEATLSIKNNDINSLVFNSNLNTLIKKDILKNLQKDLLIKSQISGNLKEIKFTNNFEANSLKINDENIKIDSLNLEGNSKFNNDNIDIFADLNLKSNILRQKSKIELKLNSSKIEDFLIKAKTVISEISYQNIKPNSIGNVNINTTYKKNSLDINLESKLADLSISSKNLKKYLFDLNIKKINPNDFYKLDEKIKISNLKGKISAEYEDDLNLKGNLVLNNSFDINTNLFKNKEQIKGKVSSKSFETDFSIKDEKTTIKAQIKELKDFEKELNTILEMPKLDLKGLVDIKAQIDNSEISFELDSSKISFEKEAIQKIDIKGTFKDNFISFNTLNFYISKIYDINFEKNFSLKNQAILNIESLSGNFDFDNILISTSKENEDFNIKIDTKDLAISYDNYGKGSLSSNLLVQINPLNKVLITGEVRANKLYINYETPSVSISKDKDIIIVYKNKNKKEKDTFFEDIALQLSIFADNLTYKVKNIDLKASSILFLKKDFYQDLKIFGSLQDTSGTFTELGKSYTIKDSNIYFRGLEPIDPLLDIHATYSVNDIDISIIISGSLNEPRINLTSTPVMSQKDILSYLIFGTTFSSNAQTNTQSKQSQASLFLLNELSKDYAKELGIDMLYFQYDPTTQYIETYVGKNISQRSKIVLKNKSTGGELILMRELTKLWNIELGFEEDTQSLDLIYRKRY; from the coding sequence TTGAAAATCTTAAAATTTTTATTTATTTCTATAATTGCACTATTTTTAGTAGCTTTTTTATATTTAATAAACTCATCTTTTGTTGTTCAAAAGATATTTGATTATATTTCAAAAGAAGTTCCTCTAAAATATACAAGTTTGAAAGGAACTTTATATAGTGGTATTTCTATAAAAGATTTAAACTATGAAAATAATCTAGTAATAAAAGATTTTTATATAAAACCAGAACTTTTATCTTTATTAGTTCAAGAAATATATATAAAAGAGTTAAAAATAGATGGAATTACTTTAGATAACAAACTTTTTGAGACAACACAAAATCAAGAAGAAAAAACTACTTTTGATTTACCTTTTAAACTTATCATAAAAAAACTTGAAGCTTCAATATATAACTACTCTTATGAAGATTATAAAATAGAAGAACTATTTTTAAAATCAAAAAATATAACAAGCGATTTAAATAGTTATCTAAGTGGAGATTTTGAGATTAGTGCCAAATCAAATATAGCAAATTTAACAGCTTTTATAAATCTAAATAAAAATAACTACACTTTAAAATCAAATATAGAGTTTATCAAAGAATTTTTAGATAAAAATATCATAGAAAATCTAACAACAAATAATTTTAATCTCGAAGCAAATGGAAATTTAGAGAAAATAAATTTTCAAATAAATAGTGAAAAATTAACTTTAAAAGCAAATAAACCAATAGATTTAAAAAATATCAATACAACCGGAACTTATGACTTTTCAACATTTAATCTTGATATTACAAATCTAAATGCTATTTTAAATTATGATTTTATAAATTCAAATATAGAGGCAACTCTAAGTATAAAAAACAATGATATAAATAGTCTAGTTTTCAACTCAAACTTAAATACTTTAATAAAAAAAGATATTTTAAAAAATCTTCAAAAAGATTTGCTTATCAAAAGCCAAATATCAGGAAATTTAAAAGAGATAAAATTTACAAATAATTTTGAAGCAAATAGTTTAAAAATCAATGATGAAAATATCAAAATAGACTCTTTGAATTTAGAAGGAAATAGTAAATTTAATAATGATAACATTGATATTTTTGCAGATTTAAATCTAAAATCAAATATTTTAAGACAAAAATCAAAAATAGAATTAAAACTAAATAGTTCAAAAATAGAAGATTTTTTAATAAAAGCAAAAACTGTAATTAGTGAGATTTCATACCAAAATATAAAACCAAACTCTATTGGTAATGTAAATATAAATACTACTTACAAAAAAAATTCACTTGATATAAATCTTGAATCTAAACTTGCAGATTTATCAATATCTAGTAAAAATTTGAAAAAATATCTTTTTGATTTGAATATAAAAAAAATAAATCCAAATGACTTTTATAAACTTGATGAAAAGATAAAAATTTCAAATCTAAAAGGAAAAATAAGTGCAGAATATGAAGATGATTTAAATCTAAAAGGAAATCTAGTTTTAAATAATTCATTTGATATTAATACAAATTTATTTAAAAATAAAGAGCAAATAAAAGGAAAAGTTTCTTCAAAATCATTTGAAACAGATTTTTCTATAAAAGACGAAAAAACAACTATAAAAGCCCAAATAAAAGAGTTAAAAGATTTTGAAAAAGAATTAAATACCATCTTAGAAATGCCAAAATTAGACTTAAAAGGTTTAGTAGATATAAAAGCTCAAATTGATAATTCTGAAATATCTTTTGAGCTAGATTCTTCTAAAATATCTTTTGAAAAAGAAGCAATCCAAAAAATAGATATAAAAGGAACTTTTAAAGATAATTTTATTAGTTTTAATACCCTAAATTTTTATATCTCAAAAATTTATGATATAAATTTTGAAAAAAATTTCTCATTAAAAAATCAAGCAATTTTAAATATTGAATCATTAAGTGGAAATTTTGATTTTGATAATATTTTAATTTCAACATCAAAAGAAAATGAAGATTTTAATATCAAAATAGATACAAAAGATTTAGCTATTTCATATGATAACTATGGAAAAGGTTCCTTATCATCAAATCTTTTAGTTCAAATTAATCCTCTAAATAAAGTTTTAATTACAGGAGAAGTAAGAGCAAATAAACTTTATATAAATTATGAAACACCCTCTGTGAGTATCAGTAAAGATAAAGATATAATCATCGTTTATAAAAATAAAAACAAGAAAGAAAAGGATACTTTTTTTGAAGATATTGCTTTGCAATTATCAATTTTTGCAGATAATTTAACTTATAAAGTTAAAAATATCGATTTAAAAGCTTCAAGTATTTTATTTTTGAAAAAAGATTTTTATCAAGATCTTAAGATTTTTGGTTCACTTCAAGATACTTCAGGAACATTTACAGAACTTGGAAAATCTTATACTATAAAAGATTCAAATATCTATTTTAGAGGATTAGAGCCAATTGATCCACTTTTAGATATTCACGCAACTTATAGTGTAAATGATATAGATATTTCAATCATAATAAGTGGAAGTTTAAATGAACCTAGAATAAATCTTACTTCAACGCCAGTTATGAGTCAAAAAGATATTTTATCTTATTTGATTTTTGGTACAACTTTTTCTAGTAACGCACAAACAAATACACAAAGTAAACAATCTCAAGCTTCATTATTTTTACTAAATGAATTATCAAAAGATTACGCAAAAGAGTTAGGAATTGATATGTTGTATTTTCAATATGACCCAACAACTCAATATATAGAAACTTATGTAGGTAAAAATATATCTCAAAGAAGTAAAATAGTTTTAAAAAACAAATCAACTGGTGGTGAGCTTATTTTGATGAGAGAACTTACAAAACTTTGGAATATAGAACTAGGCTTTGAAGAAGATACTCAAAGCCTAGATTTGATTTATAGAAAAAGATATTAA
- a CDS encoding autotransporter assembly complex protein TamA, whose translation MFIKILILIIFPIFILANEIKTLDFEGDVDLVISDFSKSNLEKVCNISYPTFYKFWQKNPTFTKEDIIICNESINEYAQSLGFYKAETSYEIKDDKAVITLKKNEQIKISSIEIENEYKNIIDLKVGDFFKASNFTNSKKAIKKYLHEKSFAKASLDAKAYVDMEDYKVDIIYKVTKNAPQYFGKVSLENNAKVDENYIKEKIEFKEGELYNSLLVDETYENLYNFGIYKYISIEQNIDTQDDTIPVNIKLLLGDYRETTYGIGYDTDTKARFKAQYKNDNFWGNLKKLTIGTKINEDGYEFYNNINNPYFYFDGLSFNNDINYENMDYTSYEQEKIEEKISLSKDFLGLSHTVGFLLEHSNINSLLEEYKSGNYLLNSLFYEVILDKRDDILNPKNGYYLSFYIENGTKMILSEEDYIKTLTQLRYIKTFDKLTTSIKTKIGTLDKDLPIFKHFFAGGDYSNRGYSYEKLGLLDSDDNPYGGLSMIDSSLEFEYNVYKDVGIATFFDSTMLTLEAKKFNDNFYNSYGFGLRYYTPIGPLRADIGFPLEDSGFVFHIGIGQVF comes from the coding sequence ATGTTTATAAAAATTTTAATACTTATTATTTTTCCTATATTTATATTGGCAAATGAGATAAAAACTTTGGATTTTGAAGGTGATGTGGATTTAGTAATAAGCGATTTTTCAAAAAGTAATTTAGAAAAAGTTTGTAATATCTCATATCCTACATTTTATAAATTTTGGCAAAAAAATCCAACTTTTACAAAAGAAGATATTATTATCTGTAATGAATCAATAAATGAATATGCACAAAGTTTAGGTTTTTATAAAGCTGAAACTTCTTATGAAATCAAAGATGACAAAGCAGTAATTACTCTAAAAAAGAATGAACAAATAAAAATATCATCTATTGAAATAGAAAATGAATATAAAAATATTATTGATTTAAAAGTTGGTGATTTTTTCAAAGCTTCAAATTTTACAAACTCAAAAAAAGCTATTAAAAAATATCTTCATGAAAAAAGTTTTGCAAAGGCTTCACTTGATGCAAAAGCTTATGTTGATATGGAAGATTATAAAGTTGATATTATTTATAAAGTTACAAAAAATGCACCTCAATATTTTGGAAAAGTTAGCTTAGAAAACAATGCAAAAGTTGATGAAAATTATATAAAAGAAAAAATAGAGTTTAAAGAAGGAGAGTTATATAACTCTTTACTTGTTGATGAAACCTACGAAAATCTTTATAATTTTGGAATATATAAATATATTTCAATAGAACAAAATATAGATACACAAGATGATACTATTCCTGTAAATATCAAGCTTTTACTTGGTGATTATAGAGAAACTACTTATGGTATAGGTTATGATACAGATACAAAAGCTAGATTTAAAGCCCAATATAAAAATGATAATTTTTGGGGAAATCTAAAAAAGCTTACAATTGGTACAAAAATAAATGAAGATGGTTATGAATTTTATAACAATATAAATAATCCATATTTTTACTTTGATGGTTTATCTTTTAACAATGACATAAACTATGAAAATATGGATTATACAAGTTACGAGCAAGAAAAAATAGAAGAAAAAATCTCTTTATCTAAAGACTTTTTGGGTTTATCACATACAGTTGGATTTTTACTAGAACATAGTAATATAAATTCTCTTTTGGAAGAATACAAAAGTGGGAATTATCTTTTAAACTCTCTTTTTTATGAAGTTATTTTGGATAAAAGGGATGATATTTTAAATCCTAAAAATGGTTATTATCTCTCCTTTTATATTGAAAATGGTACAAAAATGATTTTAAGTGAAGAGGATTATATAAAAACTCTGACTCAATTAAGATATATAAAAACATTTGATAAATTAACAACCTCAATAAAAACAAAAATCGGAACACTTGATAAAGATTTACCGATATTTAAACACTTCTTTGCAGGAGGAGATTATAGTAATAGAGGTTATTCTTACGAAAAGTTAGGATTACTTGATAGTGATGATAATCCTTATGGAGGATTATCTATGATAGATAGCAGTTTAGAGTTTGAATACAATGTTTATAAAGATGTAGGAATTGCTACATTTTTTGATTCTACGATGTTAACTTTAGAAGCTAAAAAATTCAATGATAACTTTTATAATTCTTATGGATTTGGATTAAGATATTATACTCCTATTGGTCCATTAAGAGCTGATATTGGATTTCCACTTGAAGATAGTGGATTTGTATTTCATATAGGAATAGGACAAGTATTTTGA
- a CDS encoding SDR family NAD(P)-dependent oxidoreductase, protein MQKNILITGCSSGLGLALTNFYLQKGFKVFGISRNRPNIEDKNFTHFSFDLSKISEIKKNLTTILSDVHKFETVYLNAGMLGKIKLLKDLTIEKLNKVYSLNVYANKELLDIFMTLEVKNIIIISSGASKNGYIGWGAYSLSKAGVNILVNLYSNEMKNTKILAVAPGVIKTPMTDFIRFELDETIFPSVKKLNNGIIQTPQETAEKLDNLISKIDLFTTGSYVDIREVELN, encoded by the coding sequence TTGCAAAAAAATATTTTAATTACTGGTTGTAGTTCAGGACTTGGACTTGCACTTACAAACTTCTATTTACAAAAAGGCTTTAAAGTTTTTGGGATAAGTCGAAACAGACCAAATATTGAAGATAAAAATTTCACTCATTTTTCTTTTGATTTATCAAAAATTTCAGAAATTAAAAAAAATTTAACAACAATTTTAAGTGATGTTCATAAGTTTGAAACTGTTTATTTAAATGCCGGAATGTTAGGAAAAATCAAACTATTAAAAGATTTAACTATCGAAAAATTAAATAAAGTTTATAGTTTAAATGTTTATGCAAACAAAGAACTTTTAGATATTTTTATGACTTTAGAAGTTAAAAATATAATCATAATATCTTCTGGTGCTTCAAAAAATGGCTATATTGGTTGGGGTGCTTACTCTTTATCAAAAGCCGGAGTTAATATACTTGTAAATTTATACTCAAATGAGATGAAAAATACAAAGATTTTAGCTGTTGCTCCAGGAGTTATAAAAACACCAATGACTGATTTTATAAGATTTGAACTTGATGAAACAATTTTTCCATCAGTAAAAAAACTAAATAATGGCATAATTCAAACTCCACAAGAAACAGCTGAAAAACTAGATAATTTAATATCAAAAATAGATCTCTTTACAACAGGAAGTTACGTGGATATAAGAGAAGTTGAGCTTAACTGA
- a CDS encoding glutamine amidotransferase codes for MKNLYIIKCGSTFDSIKDDFRDFEDWIIEKLEDKNRDIFVLDVQKDDFLPNLGKNDAVIITGSHSMVTNEESWSLKLESWLPKLIDEEVPLLAICYGHQLLAKSLGGVSGYHETGMEIGTVEISLDENAKEDELFSKLENNFKAHTIHSQTVLELPKNAVRLASNNHDKNHSFRVGSCAWGVQFHPEFDENIMNLYISEVSKNKDLDVKELISKSENTKTSTLILKEFERLFL; via the coding sequence ATGAAAAATTTATATATTATAAAATGTGGTTCGACTTTTGATTCAATAAAAGATGATTTTAGAGATTTTGAAGATTGGATAATAGAAAAATTAGAAGATAAAAATAGAGATATTTTTGTACTTGATGTTCAAAAAGATGATTTTTTACCAAATTTAGGTAAAAATGATGCAGTTATAATAACAGGTTCTCATAGTATGGTGACAAATGAAGAGTCTTGGAGTTTGAAACTTGAAAGTTGGCTTCCAAAATTGATAGATGAAGAAGTTCCTCTTTTGGCTATTTGTTATGGTCATCAATTATTAGCAAAGAGTTTAGGTGGAGTTTCAGGATATCATGAAACTGGGATGGAAATAGGAACGGTTGAGATTAGTTTAGATGAAAATGCAAAAGAAGATGAACTTTTTTCTAAATTAGAAAATAACTTCAAAGCTCATACAATTCACTCTCAAACAGTGTTAGAACTTCCAAAAAATGCAGTTAGATTAGCTTCAAATAATCATGATAAAAATCATAGTTTTAGAGTTGGGAGTTGTGCTTGGGGAGTTCAGTTTCATCCTGAATTTGATGAAAATATTATGAATCTATACATAAGTGAAGTATCAAAAAACAAAGATTTAGATGTAAAAGAACTTATTTCAAAAAGTGAAAATACTAAAACTTCAACTTTAATACTAAAAGAGTTTGAAAGATTGTTTTTATAG
- a CDS encoding ORF6N domain-containing protein — MQELIINENNIKNKIYNIRNHQVMLDKDLAELYGVKSIRLREQVKRNIDRFPVDFMFQLSENEVDFMVSQNAIPSKQHLGGSLPYVFTEQGVSMLSSILRSETAINISIKIIRTFVEMRKLISQNISMFERFERIEQRLNIHDENFDKLFKALEDKTLKPKQGIFYDGQIFDAYVFINNLLKSAIDEVILIDNYIDETIFTIFSKYPNIKVQIYTSNITKQLKLDFKKYQTQYQNIELIEFKSSHDRFLIIDKNEVYHLGASLKDLGKKWFVFSKFDIKSLEILKRLN; from the coding sequence ATGCAAGAACTTATAATAAATGAAAATAACATAAAAAACAAAATCTACAATATAAGAAACCATCAAGTTATGTTAGATAAAGATTTAGCAGAACTTTATGGAGTAAAATCAATTAGACTTAGAGAACAAGTAAAAAGAAATATTGATAGATTTCCTGTTGATTTTATGTTTCAACTTAGTGAAAATGAAGTAGATTTTATGGTATCGCAAAATGCGATACCATCTAAACAACATTTAGGTGGAAGTTTGCCTTATGTTTTTACAGAACAAGGGGTATCTATGTTAAGTTCAATTCTAAGAAGTGAAACAGCTATAAATATAAGTATAAAAATTATAAGAACATTTGTTGAAATGAGAAAACTAATATCACAAAATATCTCTATGTTTGAACGATTTGAAAGAATAGAACAAAGATTAAATATCCATGATGAAAACTTTGATAAATTATTTAAAGCTTTAGAAGATAAAACTCTAAAACCAAAACAAGGAATATTCTATGATGGACAAATTTTTGATGCTTATGTTTTTATAAATAATTTACTAAAAAGTGCAATTGATGAAGTAATTTTGATTGATAATTATATAGATGAAACTATTTTTACAATATTTTCAAAATATCCAAATATTAAAGTTCAAATTTACACATCAAATATTACAAAACAGCTAAAACTAGATTTTAAAAAATATCAAACTCAATACCAAAATATAGAACTTATAGAGTTTAAAAGTTCTCATGATAGATTTTTAATTATTGATAAAAATGAAGTTTATCATTTAGGAGCAAGCCTTAAAGATTTAGGTAAGAAATGGTTTGTATTTTCAAAGTTTGACATAAAAAGTTTAGAGATTTTGAAGAGATTAAATTAA
- a CDS encoding DUF6236 family protein, translating to MKRGIITTPSILTELPSGGFRQERNLNIDEIRYYSLYFDQVVIPTNNFIHFSLEQEEELINLKLIERPRYNITGTLNSNDYPKYQLDLQYKELEKRNSNSNEIIWNLHQMGGNKIYTHNENVEIRTNLIIELYNLLPVPVGKISFEEILKFKEYRKDELNILHDTLEELYLEILKSPDSDLTKKKIINTLNKNILDLQKVSKEKWNEFRYFSLNTNFNMKDVSKGAFEGYGIAEFIGFIGEKIGLLSNNNTELIKILGAAIGTLSSAINIKVKEQNSLKNEKLNYISNASKEGIVKIKNK from the coding sequence ATGAAAAGAGGAATAATTACAACTCCTTCAATTCTAACAGAATTGCCAAGTGGTGGATTTAGACAAGAAAGAAATCTTAATATTGATGAGATAAGATATTACTCATTATATTTTGATCAGGTGGTAATACCTACAAATAATTTCATACATTTTTCTTTAGAACAAGAAGAAGAGTTAATTAATTTGAAGCTAATTGAAAGACCTCGTTATAATATAACAGGTACTCTTAATTCAAATGACTATCCAAAATATCAACTTGATTTACAATATAAAGAACTTGAAAAAAGAAATAGCAATAGTAATGAAATTATTTGGAATTTACATCAAATGGGTGGAAATAAGATTTATACGCATAATGAAAATGTAGAAATTAGAACCAATTTAATAATTGAACTATATAATTTATTACCTGTTCCTGTTGGAAAAATATCATTTGAAGAAATTTTGAAATTTAAAGAATATCGAAAAGATGAATTAAATATACTTCATGATACTTTAGAAGAATTATATTTAGAGATTCTTAAATCGCCTGATTCTGATTTAACAAAAAAGAAAATTATTAATACTTTAAATAAAAATATTTTAGATTTACAAAAAGTTTCAAAAGAAAAATGGAATGAATTTAGATATTTTTCTCTTAATACAAATTTCAATATGAAAGATGTATCCAAAGGAGCATTTGAAGGATATGGAATTGCAGAGTTTATTGGATTTATTGGTGAAAAAATAGGACTATTATCTAATAATAACACTGAATTAATTAAAATTTTGGGAGCTGCAATAGGTACTTTAAGTTCTGCAATTAATATAAAAGTTAAAGAACAAAATTCATTAAAAAATGAAAAACTAAATTATATATCTAATGCTTCAAAAGAAGGTATAGTTAAAATAAAGAATAAGTAA
- a CDS encoding HD domain-containing protein encodes MKLKRVLKKEFYITLFIKQNKWHKYGVLLHTLAVAIHTFKAKKYKMIPAAFLHDIGKPYVAYQNEKDKKTKEYSFHNHEEISYHIIKNWNLSDYTKNLVRYHYLLRGMQKAEERNLLGVYKRMKRSFDKLDDNFIEDLKLFMKFDDMGKVSFFKTKDNI; translated from the coding sequence ATGAAATTAAAAAGAGTATTAAAAAAAGAGTTTTATATAACACTATTTATCAAGCAAAACAAATGGCACAAATATGGAGTTTTACTACATACTTTAGCTGTTGCGATTCATACTTTTAAAGCTAAAAAATATAAGATGATACCAGCAGCATTTTTACATGATATTGGAAAACCTTATGTTGCATATCAAAATGAAAAAGATAAAAAAACAAAAGAGTATTCTTTTCATAATCACGAAGAGATAAGTTATCATATTATTAAAAACTGGAATCTTTCTGATTATACAAAAAATCTGGTACGTTATCATTATTTACTAAGAGGTATGCAAAAAGCAGAAGAGAGAAATCTTTTAGGCGTTTATAAAAGGATGAAAAGAAGTTTTGATAAACTTGATGATAATTTTATTGAAGATTTAAAACTTTTTATGAAGTTTGATGATATGGGCAAAGTAAGTTTTTTCAAAACTAAAGATAATATTTAA